One window from the genome of Desulforamulus ruminis DSM 2154 encodes:
- a CDS encoding stalk domain-containing protein yields the protein MKHLLRLILVSFLGLAFLFPAHAQAEKNITVFMDGLAVPFDVNPTVMNGRTLVPFRALAENLNVAVTWDANTRTIAATDSQTSISLQIGTPIALRNGSTVSLDMSPLIINGRTLVPLRFFSEAFGCQVVWDETAHSIKITSPPRTMTTVGFYALGDQETSSWTNLFGQTFPESAKGNTDVIKSLALGWYSLDQEGNLLTTSRTGWQRPDDYQKVLEAAGKYQLKTEMVIHLTDGDNTITNLLSDEGAMQQAIEMITEEAGIYQGVNLDFEGLGWQDSAEELIHTRESFSYFANQLVDRLHAKNLKLTLTLHAPNSAYQGYDYQKLGQIADKIIVMAYDYGSKPEPASRVIEAVEAAVQAVPAEKLLLGISVPNETPDSIITKVGIAKRYGLNGIALWRLGLVSNEMWNSLRATVQAI from the coding sequence ATGAAACACCTATTGCGACTGATTCTTGTTAGTTTTTTGGGGCTGGCCTTTTTATTTCCGGCCCATGCGCAAGCCGAAAAGAACATCACGGTTTTTATGGATGGACTTGCAGTGCCCTTTGACGTGAATCCCACAGTTATGAACGGGCGAACTTTGGTTCCTTTCCGTGCTTTGGCTGAAAACCTGAACGTAGCCGTAACCTGGGATGCTAACACACGCACCATCGCAGCCACCGACTCCCAGACATCCATCAGCCTGCAAATCGGCACTCCCATTGCGCTTCGCAACGGATCAACCGTATCCCTGGACATGTCGCCCCTGATTATAAACGGGCGAACCCTGGTCCCCCTGCGCTTTTTTAGCGAGGCTTTCGGTTGTCAGGTTGTCTGGGATGAAACAGCTCACTCGATAAAAATCACCTCCCCTCCCCGGACCATGACAACGGTTGGTTTTTATGCCCTGGGAGACCAGGAAACCAGCAGTTGGACCAACCTCTTTGGCCAAACCTTCCCTGAATCGGCCAAAGGCAATACCGATGTGATTAAATCCCTGGCTCTGGGCTGGTACAGCCTGGATCAGGAAGGAAATCTGCTGACCACAAGCCGTACCGGCTGGCAGCGGCCGGACGACTATCAAAAGGTTTTGGAGGCTGCCGGAAAGTATCAATTAAAAACGGAAATGGTGATTCATTTAACCGATGGCGATAACACCATTACCAACCTGCTATCTGATGAAGGGGCTATGCAGCAAGCCATTGAGATGATTACGGAAGAAGCCGGAATTTATCAGGGGGTTAACCTGGATTTTGAAGGTCTTGGCTGGCAGGACAGCGCCGAAGAGTTAATTCATACCCGAGAAAGTTTTAGTTATTTTGCTAATCAACTGGTGGACCGGCTCCATGCAAAAAATCTCAAACTGACACTAACCCTTCATGCTCCCAACAGCGCTTACCAGGGCTACGACTATCAAAAGCTGGGTCAGATTGCGGATAAAATTATTGTCATGGCCTATGATTACGGTTCCAAACCGGAACCGGCAAGCCGGGTCATTGAAGCGGTGGAGGCAGCCGTACAGGCAGTTCCGGCCGAAAAGCTCCTGCTGGGTATTTCTGTTCCCAACGAAACTCCGGACAGTATTATTACCAAGGTTGGCATTGCCAAACGCTATGGCCTGAACGGCATTGCCCTGTGGCGTTTGGGGCTGGTTTCCAATGAAATGTGGAATTCCTTACGGGCTACGGTGCAGGCCATATAG
- a CDS encoding rubredoxin — protein sequence MKKWKCSLCGYIYDPEKERPPGELEGAARCKNMDELDELVESFKCPQCHAARIAFKPHEGNL from the coding sequence ATGAAAAAATGGAAATGCAGTTTATGCGGTTATATTTATGATCCTGAAAAGGAGCGCCCGCCGGGAGAATTGGAGGGGGCGGCCCGATGTAAAAATATGGACGAGCTGGATGAACTGGTGGAAAGCTTTAAATGTCCCCAGTGCCATGCGGCTCGAATAGCCTTTAAACCCCATGAGGGCAATTTGTAG
- a CDS encoding ABC transporter substrate-binding protein, with protein sequence MFKSVKWFSLVLILSLFTILVGCSDKQPAKLKLGMLPIADNLPFWVAEQKGYFKAEGLEVELIDFPSALERDSAFGAGQIDGAIGDLLAVAAMNNAGTKVKAVAVGQGIEPGENRFAVLAAPNSGITSAEQLKNQPIAMSLNSINEYITDQLLLSQGLKAEEIKKTAIPKLPVRMEALMKGTVKAATLPDPMATLAEMGGAHLIADNTKETVAPTVVIVRQETLDGNLEGMQKLMKVYAKAVSDIQEDPGQYNDILVQKAKVPQELLADNTQKLKFHYSQPELPATEDIDKVVQWMLDHDLLKDKLSYEQMVDGRVLEK encoded by the coding sequence TTGTTTAAGTCTGTAAAGTGGTTCTCCCTGGTTCTAATTTTATCCCTTTTTACTATTTTGGTGGGGTGTTCGGACAAGCAGCCGGCCAAACTAAAGCTTGGCATGCTGCCCATTGCCGATAATTTACCCTTCTGGGTGGCGGAACAAAAAGGTTATTTTAAAGCCGAAGGTCTGGAAGTGGAACTCATTGATTTTCCCAGTGCCCTCGAGAGGGACAGTGCCTTCGGGGCGGGACAAATTGACGGGGCCATTGGAGACCTGCTGGCTGTGGCAGCCATGAATAACGCCGGCACCAAAGTAAAGGCCGTAGCGGTTGGCCAGGGGATTGAGCCCGGGGAAAACCGGTTTGCTGTTTTAGCAGCGCCCAATTCAGGCATAACCAGTGCGGAACAACTGAAAAACCAGCCCATTGCCATGTCTTTGAATTCCATTAATGAATACATTACCGATCAACTCCTGCTGTCCCAGGGGCTGAAAGCGGAGGAGATAAAAAAGACGGCCATTCCCAAGCTTCCGGTGAGAATGGAGGCTTTAATGAAGGGCACCGTTAAGGCGGCAACCCTGCCGGACCCCATGGCCACCCTGGCGGAAATGGGCGGAGCTCATTTAATTGCCGATAACACCAAGGAAACAGTGGCCCCAACGGTGGTCATCGTTCGGCAGGAAACCTTGGACGGCAATCTGGAAGGGATGCAAAAGCTGATGAAGGTTTATGCCAAAGCGGTTTCCGATATTCAGGAAGATCCCGGACAATATAACGATATTTTAGTGCAAAAGGCCAAGGTTCCTCAGGAGCTGTTGGCAGACAATACGCAAAAGCTTAAGTTTCATTACTCCCAACCGGAACTGCCGGCCACTGAGGATATCGATAAAGTGGTGCAGTGGATGCTGGATCATGATCTGTTAAAGGATAAACTATCCTATGAACAAATGGTGGACGGGCGGGTTCTGGAAAAATGA
- a CDS encoding ABC transporter ATP-binding protein has product MIDQGASHAAMVRVTELAFNYGEKDSRVQALRDISFAIPRGSTCAIIGPSGSGKSTLLYLLSGLLEGYSGQVLVDGDRVYRGRRETALILQDHGLLPWKKVWDNAALGLDIRKVPENIKREKISAILKELGLWEMKDRYPSQLSGGQRQRVGIARALALDPDLLLMDEPFSSLDALTREALQKQLLHIWLKDRITIMLVTHSIEEAVFLGQKIIVLSAHPGRIAKIVDNPRAGTPEYRKNQEFYQMATGLRELLEQ; this is encoded by the coding sequence ATGATCGACCAAGGGGCCAGTCATGCCGCCATGGTCCGGGTAACGGAGCTTGCTTTTAACTATGGTGAGAAGGATTCCCGGGTTCAGGCTTTGCGGGATATTTCCTTTGCCATTCCCCGGGGCAGCACCTGTGCCATTATTGGACCATCGGGTTCAGGAAAATCCACCCTGCTTTATCTCCTTTCAGGATTGCTGGAGGGTTATAGCGGACAAGTGCTGGTGGATGGAGACCGGGTTTACCGGGGACGCCGGGAAACCGCTTTAATCCTGCAGGATCACGGGCTGCTGCCCTGGAAGAAGGTTTGGGATAACGCTGCCCTGGGCCTGGATATCCGGAAGGTGCCGGAGAATATCAAAAGGGAAAAAATCTCCGCCATTTTAAAAGAGCTGGGCTTATGGGAAATGAAGGACCGCTATCCTTCCCAATTAAGCGGCGGCCAGCGGCAAAGAGTTGGTATTGCCAGAGCCCTGGCTTTGGACCCGGATCTGTTGTTGATGGACGAGCCCTTTTCCTCCCTGGACGCCCTGACCCGGGAAGCTTTGCAGAAGCAGCTTCTTCACATCTGGTTAAAGGACCGGATTACCATTATGCTGGTAACCCATAGCATTGAAGAGGCCGTATTCCTGGGGCAAAAAATTATTGTTTTATCGGCTCACCCCGGGCGGATCGCAAAGATTGTGGACAATCCCAGGGCCGGAACCCCGGAATATCGCAAGAACCAAGAATTTTACCAAATGGCCACAGGGCTGCGGGAGTTATTGGAACAGTGA
- a CDS encoding DUF401 family protein yields the protein MLPLLKILLVFTLIIFMLRKKIGLGTTMMVSSLLLGALFGMTLIPLVKQMVLTLVTPDTLELITALVLIMILESIMRQTGMLRSMTESLFQLPWNFRILTVSIPAIIGFLPSAGGARFSAPLVGQATSEMPYQAEHKVLINYWFRHIWEYSLPMYPGVLLASHFSGLAISTLLLWLFPISILWALLGYWYIFRNYEKKDELRPTSEDVNSDHHTGSSLIALLLNTWPLWATVVLVFANISIALALCGILLVLMIQKRYPLLQVAKTLVEPLTLRIIILTWGTMAFKDVLEASGAVQQISSAIVDFGVPTLLLVTILPLMAGMLTGIVQACIGVAFPLVLAVAHPSPAIVMLAYVSGVLGVMLSPVHLCLILTVEYFKADFVRSYKLLFAPCLLLMVMTMAIFQVFH from the coding sequence ATGCTCCCATTGCTGAAGATATTGCTGGTTTTTACCCTGATCATCTTCATGCTGAGAAAGAAAATCGGCCTTGGCACCACCATGATGGTATCCTCTTTATTGCTGGGCGCCCTTTTTGGCATGACCTTGATTCCACTGGTAAAACAAATGGTCCTTACGCTGGTGACGCCGGACACGCTGGAACTGATTACCGCCCTGGTGCTGATTATGATTTTGGAATCAATTATGCGCCAAACCGGCATGTTAAGATCCATGACCGAATCGTTGTTTCAACTGCCTTGGAACTTTCGTATATTAACCGTTTCCATTCCGGCCATTATCGGGTTTCTTCCTTCCGCCGGGGGAGCCAGGTTTTCGGCCCCTTTGGTGGGGCAGGCAACCTCGGAAATGCCCTATCAGGCGGAGCATAAGGTATTAATTAATTACTGGTTCCGTCATATCTGGGAATACTCCCTGCCCATGTATCCGGGAGTACTGCTGGCTTCGCATTTTTCCGGACTTGCCATCTCAACCCTGCTGTTGTGGCTGTTTCCCATTTCCATTCTCTGGGCTCTGCTGGGTTACTGGTATATCTTTAGAAATTATGAAAAGAAAGATGAATTGCGGCCAACATCAGAAGATGTTAACAGCGACCACCACACGGGTAGTTCCTTGATCGCTCTACTTCTCAATACTTGGCCCCTGTGGGCCACGGTGGTATTGGTGTTTGCCAATATTTCCATTGCGCTGGCTTTATGCGGGATACTGCTGGTTTTAATGATTCAAAAGCGCTATCCCTTGCTCCAGGTAGCAAAAACTTTGGTGGAGCCGCTGACTTTACGCATCATTATTTTAACCTGGGGTACCATGGCCTTTAAGGATGTACTGGAAGCCTCCGGAGCGGTACAGCAAATCAGCAGTGCCATTGTTGATTTCGGTGTACCCACGCTGCTGCTGGTTACCATTCTTCCATTGATGGCGGGCATGCTGACCGGCATTGTGCAGGCCTGCATCGGGGTAGCCTTTCCGTTGGTACTGGCCGTGGCCCATCCGTCGCCGGCCATTGTTATGCTGGCCTATGTTTCGGGTGTTTTGGGCGTGATGCTCTCACCGGTCCATCTTTGCCTCATTCTCACGGTGGAATATTTTAAGGCGGATTTTGTGCGTTCTTATAAACTTCTTTTTGCCCCCTGCCTACTGCTGATGGTTATGACCATGGCCATTTTCCAGGTTTTTCATTAA
- a CDS encoding ferritin, translating into MISDRLLAEINQQIKYEMFSANLYLAMAAYCAAEDLPGFAHFFKVQAEEEKFHAMKFFDYLNNMGGRVLMYGLDEPNNEYRSVLDAFEQAYKHEQFVTGRIYGLMDIAVEEKEHATISFLKWFIDEQVEEESTFSGLVKRLKRIGDDSNGLYLLDVELAARVFTPPADEQK; encoded by the coding sequence ATGATTAGTGATAGACTTTTGGCTGAAATAAACCAACAGATAAAATATGAAATGTTTTCGGCTAACCTGTACCTGGCCATGGCCGCCTATTGCGCTGCGGAGGATTTGCCGGGGTTTGCCCATTTTTTTAAGGTGCAGGCAGAAGAAGAGAAATTTCATGCCATGAAGTTTTTTGATTACCTGAACAATATGGGCGGCAGAGTGTTGATGTATGGCCTGGATGAGCCCAATAATGAGTACCGTTCGGTGCTGGATGCCTTTGAACAGGCCTACAAGCACGAACAATTTGTTACCGGCCGGATTTATGGTCTGATGGATATTGCAGTGGAGGAAAAGGAACACGCCACCATCAGTTTTCTTAAATGGTTCATTGATGAGCAGGTGGAAGAGGAAAGTACCTTCAGCGGCCTGGTTAAGAGACTGAAGCGCATTGGTGACGACAGCAACGGCTTATACCTGCTGGATGTGGAGCTGGCCGCCCGGGTGTTTACGCCGCCCGCTGATGAACAGAAGTAA
- a CDS encoding ABC transporter permease has protein sequence MSNQGKKAKWKATLLSVIGLLLFWQFMSWLLDIGALPGPVPSFKAFFYEMLGPLKYHFYISTYRVLVSLAVSLLLAVPLGLFLGREEKSDRYFAPLIYIVYPIPKIVFLPVLMVLAGLQDLSKITLIILVVFFQILVTTRDAARGINRELINSVLSLGATRLDIYKHVIGPAVIPEVLTSLRIASGTAIAVLFTSETVASQEGLGYYLLDAWSGMSYDHMFAGIIAMSLMGFVIYVGLDYLEKRVCPWKSL, from the coding sequence GTGAGCAACCAAGGTAAAAAAGCAAAATGGAAGGCTACCCTTCTTTCGGTGATCGGCCTTCTGTTGTTCTGGCAGTTTATGTCGTGGCTGCTGGACATCGGGGCGCTGCCGGGACCGGTTCCTTCCTTTAAAGCCTTCTTTTATGAAATGCTGGGTCCCCTAAAATATCATTTTTATATCAGCACGTACAGGGTACTGGTCAGCCTGGCGGTTTCTCTGCTGCTGGCGGTTCCCCTGGGCTTGTTTTTAGGGCGGGAAGAAAAATCGGACCGTTATTTTGCCCCCTTAATTTATATTGTTTATCCTATTCCCAAAATCGTTTTTCTCCCGGTATTGATGGTTTTGGCGGGCTTACAGGATCTTTCCAAAATCACTTTAATTATACTGGTGGTATTCTTTCAAATACTGGTTACCACCCGGGATGCCGCCCGGGGCATTAACCGGGAGCTGATTAACTCGGTTCTTTCCCTGGGCGCTACCCGTCTGGATATTTATAAACACGTAATCGGACCGGCAGTGATTCCCGAGGTGCTTACCTCCCTGCGCATTGCTTCGGGTACGGCCATTGCCGTTTTATTCACTTCGGAAACCGTAGCCAGTCAAGAAGGCCTGGGGTATTACCTGCTGGATGCCTGGTCCGGAATGTCCTATGATCATATGTTTGCAGGAATTATTGCCATGAGCCTGATGGGATTTGTTATTTACGTGGGTTTGGACTACCTGGAAAAAAGAGTTTGTCCCTGGAAATCCCTTTAG
- a CDS encoding glycine betaine ABC transporter substrate-binding protein — translation MRKKAWIKLLLFIMPLLLVLSACARTEAPKGGEEGEAKIRVASKPFTESYILAEIMMQLLAQDTKLTVEYKAIEGGTTSILHPALMKGEIDLYPEYTGTGWLDVLKKGNTPKDSQELYRAVKEEYLKEYNLVWLPMFGFNNTFTLALTAEKQQEDQLKTFSDLSKVANQYVFGSEPDFFERKDGYEGLVQAYGFQFKKAEQMAIALKYPAIDSGKVDVINAFSTDGLLKRYNMVTLQDDKNYFPSYFCAPVVRKDVLEKHPEIETALKKLEGQITDEDMTEMNYKVDEKKLDPKQVAKEFLESKGLLK, via the coding sequence ATGAGAAAAAAGGCTTGGATAAAACTTCTGCTTTTTATAATGCCTTTGCTGCTGGTGCTTTCAGCCTGTGCCAGGACCGAAGCCCCAAAGGGCGGGGAAGAGGGAGAAGCAAAAATAAGAGTTGCCTCTAAACCCTTTACCGAGTCCTATATCCTGGCTGAAATCATGATGCAGTTGCTGGCCCAAGACACCAAACTGACGGTGGAATACAAAGCCATTGAGGGAGGCACTACCTCCATTCTGCATCCTGCTCTAATGAAGGGAGAAATTGATCTATACCCCGAGTATACCGGGACCGGATGGCTGGATGTTTTGAAAAAGGGAAATACTCCCAAGGATTCCCAAGAGCTGTACCGGGCGGTAAAAGAAGAATATTTAAAAGAATACAATCTGGTTTGGCTGCCGATGTTTGGGTTTAATAATACCTTTACCCTGGCCCTGACGGCTGAAAAGCAGCAAGAGGATCAGCTTAAAACCTTTTCGGATCTGAGCAAGGTAGCCAATCAGTATGTTTTTGGATCGGAGCCCGATTTCTTTGAGCGAAAAGACGGATATGAGGGATTGGTGCAGGCTTACGGATTTCAATTTAAAAAAGCTGAACAAATGGCCATTGCCTTGAAATACCCGGCCATTGACTCGGGCAAAGTGGATGTAATCAATGCCTTTTCCACCGACGGATTGCTTAAACGTTATAATATGGTGACTTTACAGGACGATAAAAATTATTTTCCTTCTTATTTCTGCGCACCGGTTGTGAGAAAGGATGTCTTGGAAAAACATCCGGAAATTGAAACCGCTTTAAAAAAGCTGGAGGGGCAGATTACCGATGAGGATATGACGGAAATGAATTATAAGGTGGACGAAAAAAAGCTGGACCCCAAACAGGTGGCCAAGGAATTCCTGGAGTCCAAGGGTTTGTTAAAATAA
- a CDS encoding TMEM165/GDT1 family protein has product MLIFLGATVMVVLAEMGDKTQLLAMAFATRFPAKAVMWGVFLATILNHALAVALGNYLGTSFNMQLVQMIAAASFILFGLWTIRGDSLDGEDKRKMILGPIMTVAVAFFFAEMGDKTQLATVALAAKYDAPLATLLGTTTGMLIADALGIYVGIVAGKKIPERVIKWISALTFIAFGYIGLYTSVPKEYLSVPNISILIGLTLGAVYFLGRQNSGTALRESKR; this is encoded by the coding sequence ATGCTAATCTTTTTAGGGGCAACCGTCATGGTGGTGTTGGCGGAAATGGGGGACAAGACTCAACTTCTGGCCATGGCCTTTGCCACTCGTTTTCCGGCCAAAGCGGTTATGTGGGGGGTGTTTCTGGCCACCATCCTAAATCATGCCTTGGCCGTTGCTCTTGGCAACTACCTTGGTACATCCTTTAATATGCAGTTGGTGCAAATGATTGCCGCCGCATCCTTTATTCTCTTTGGATTATGGACAATCCGGGGAGATTCCTTGGACGGAGAAGATAAACGGAAAATGATTTTAGGACCCATTATGACGGTGGCGGTTGCCTTCTTTTTTGCGGAAATGGGCGATAAAACCCAGTTGGCCACGGTGGCCCTGGCGGCAAAATATGATGCGCCGCTGGCCACACTCCTGGGGACCACCACGGGAATGCTCATTGCAGACGCCCTGGGTATTTATGTCGGCATTGTCGCCGGCAAAAAAATACCGGAAAGAGTCATCAAGTGGATTTCAGCGCTCACATTTATTGCTTTCGGTTATATCGGCTTGTATACCTCCGTCCCTAAAGAGTACCTTTCCGTGCCGAATATCTCCATATTAATCGGGTTAACCCTTGGGGCTGTTTACTTCCTCGGACGTCAGAATTCGGGTACCGCTTTAAGAGAATCAAAGCGATAA
- a CDS encoding APC family permease encodes MDEKVELKEELRREIGIFPAVATVVGLVIGSGVFFKPGKVFASTQDITWGILAWVLGGVITLLAGLTIAELAAAIPQTGGLYAWLHRIYGRMSSFLYGWIYTIIVGPGTIAALAIIFAIQVQVFFPMPNLSMKLVAIGIMLLLTLSNYFGAKYGGYIQTVSTVAKLIPLLMIIAVGLTRGTGGQAMAEGAFSGAGFSAALVAALWAYDGWQTIGNISGELKNPRRDLPLSIILGIVIVAVVYTAINIAIVRTLPLDTIAGAGTTAINLVSDRLFGEFGATLLAIGIMISIFGCLNGHVLTDPRIPFAMAQGGDFPRILRRLSPYKTPTNAFLLQTLLASIYIATGTFDALTNLVVFTMYIFFVAGMVGVMILRRREPNLRRPYTVPLYPVVPVLGIIGGIYILYSTLATDTANALYGVVVTLLGIPFFYLFNRKYFLPALEKE; translated from the coding sequence ATGGATGAGAAGGTTGAGCTGAAAGAGGAACTCAGGCGGGAGATCGGTATTTTCCCGGCTGTTGCCACGGTGGTGGGTTTAGTGATTGGCTCCGGGGTTTTTTTTAAACCGGGCAAGGTTTTCGCCTCAACCCAGGATATAACCTGGGGCATTCTGGCCTGGGTGTTAGGAGGGGTTATTACCCTATTGGCCGGGCTGACCATTGCCGAACTGGCGGCGGCCATACCCCAGACCGGGGGTCTGTATGCCTGGCTGCACCGTATTTACGGCAGAATGTCTTCCTTTTTATATGGCTGGATCTATACCATCATTGTGGGACCCGGCACCATTGCAGCGCTGGCCATTATTTTTGCTATCCAGGTACAAGTATTCTTTCCCATGCCCAATTTAAGCATGAAGCTGGTGGCCATCGGTATCATGCTGCTCCTGACACTATCCAACTATTTTGGAGCCAAATACGGTGGTTATATTCAAACCGTATCCACAGTGGCCAAACTGATCCCCCTGTTGATGATTATTGCCGTGGGCTTAACCAGAGGAACCGGGGGACAGGCCATGGCGGAAGGAGCCTTCAGCGGGGCGGGTTTTTCCGCCGCCCTGGTGGCCGCCCTCTGGGCCTATGACGGCTGGCAGACCATCGGCAATATCAGCGGCGAGTTAAAAAATCCCAGGCGGGATCTGCCGTTATCCATCATTTTAGGAATCGTTATCGTCGCGGTAGTTTATACGGCCATCAACATTGCCATTGTGCGGACCCTTCCCCTGGATACCATAGCCGGAGCCGGAACAACGGCCATTAATCTGGTCAGCGACCGTTTGTTTGGGGAGTTTGGGGCAACCCTGCTGGCCATCGGCATCATGATTTCTATTTTTGGCTGCTTAAACGGCCATGTTTTGACCGATCCCAGAATTCCCTTTGCCATGGCCCAGGGAGGAGATTTTCCCCGTATCCTCCGGAGATTGAGTCCCTACAAAACGCCCACCAATGCTTTTTTACTGCAAACCTTGCTGGCTTCCATCTATATTGCCACCGGTACCTTCGATGCCCTGACCAATCTGGTGGTATTTACCATGTACATCTTTTTTGTGGCCGGTATGGTGGGTGTAATGATTCTCCGCAGGAGGGAACCCAATCTGAGGCGCCCCTATACCGTGCCCCTGTACCCGGTTGTTCCTGTCCTGGGGATTATCGGAGGAATTTATATTTTATATTCAACCCTGGCCACGGATACCGCCAACGCCCTTTATGGCGTTGTTGTAACGCTGCTGGGAATCCCTTTCTTTTATCTTTTCAACCGCAAATATTTCTTGCCGGCCCTGGAAAAAGAATAA
- a CDS encoding ABC transporter ATP-binding protein, translating into MAEVSLEVQAGETLALIGPSGCGKTTLLKMVNRLVEKTGGRILVEGREVAQWDPIQLRRSIGYVIQQIGLLPHLTVEKNLGYVLKIMGRSPSQCRQRAEELLELVGLPLELLKRYPGELSGGQQQRIGVARALAADPRMILMDEPFGAIDQITRNQLQDELLKLQARLSKTIILVTHDIQEAIKLADRIAIMREGRLEQVGTFKELTASPANDFVELFLQANCPYDSRSRHRQKRAASGKVQPVRIVK; encoded by the coding sequence GTGGCGGAGGTTTCGCTGGAAGTACAGGCCGGGGAAACCCTGGCGCTGATCGGGCCTTCCGGATGCGGCAAAACCACCCTGCTGAAAATGGTGAACCGCCTGGTGGAAAAAACCGGGGGACGAATCCTGGTAGAGGGCAGGGAAGTGGCCCAATGGGACCCGATCCAATTGAGGCGCAGCATCGGGTATGTTATCCAGCAGATTGGTCTGCTGCCTCACCTAACCGTTGAAAAGAATCTTGGTTATGTCCTGAAGATCATGGGACGATCCCCAAGCCAATGTCGGCAGCGGGCGGAGGAACTTCTGGAACTGGTGGGATTGCCCCTGGAGCTTCTCAAAAGATATCCCGGGGAACTGAGCGGCGGGCAGCAGCAGCGGATTGGAGTGGCCAGGGCTTTAGCGGCGGATCCCCGGATGATCCTGATGGACGAGCCCTTTGGAGCCATTGACCAGATCACCCGGAATCAACTGCAGGATGAACTGCTGAAACTCCAAGCAAGACTGAGCAAAACCATTATCTTAGTTACCCACGATATTCAGGAAGCAATAAAATTGGCCGACCGCATTGCCATCATGAGGGAAGGGCGGCTGGAGCAGGTGGGAACCTTTAAGGAACTGACGGCTTCTCCTGCCAATGATTTTGTGGAGCTTTTCCTGCAAGCCAACTGCCCCTACGATTCCCGGAGCCGCCACCGGCAGAAAAGGGCCGCCTCCGGTAAAGTGCAGCCGGTAAGGATTGTGAAATAA
- a CDS encoding ABC transporter permease: MNFIVSVGQLMLERQELIGQALLEHVVLSLVAVFFITVAGVPLGILLTRVRKLAQPVIFLTGVLYTIPVLALFGFMIPLLGIGIKPTLFALFIYGLLPLVRNTYVGILGVDKNLIEAARGMGSTDWQLLVQVELPLALPVIVAGFRTVTVMTISVATIAAFIGSGGLGTLIFRGIMTYNTQLTVAGSILVALLALTTDGFLALLEKKLLKRTRGNVV; this comes from the coding sequence ATGAATTTTATTGTTAGTGTCGGACAATTAATGCTGGAACGCCAAGAACTGATTGGGCAAGCTTTATTGGAACACGTGGTCCTATCCCTGGTGGCGGTCTTCTTTATCACGGTGGCGGGTGTGCCCTTGGGAATTTTGCTCACCCGTGTAAGGAAGCTTGCCCAACCGGTTATTTTCCTGACAGGGGTTCTTTATACCATTCCTGTACTGGCGCTCTTTGGCTTTATGATTCCCTTATTGGGCATCGGTATAAAACCCACTCTTTTTGCTCTCTTTATTTATGGATTGCTTCCTTTGGTAAGGAATACTTATGTGGGCATTCTGGGGGTAGACAAGAACCTGATTGAGGCGGCCCGGGGGATGGGAAGCACAGATTGGCAGTTGTTGGTCCAGGTGGAGCTTCCCCTGGCTTTACCCGTTATTGTCGCAGGCTTCAGGACGGTTACGGTGATGACCATATCGGTGGCAACCATTGCCGCTTTCATCGGGTCCGGCGGTCTAGGAACCTTGATTTTCAGAGGGATTATGACTTACAATACGCAGTTGACGGTGGCCGGGAGTATATTGGTGGCCCTTTTGGCCCTGACCACCGATGGATTTTTGGCCTTATTGGAGAAGAAACTGCTAAAACGGACCCGGGGCAATGTAGTTTAA